A section of the Methanosarcina mazei S-6 genome encodes:
- a CDS encoding class I SAM-dependent methyltransferase: protein MAKAAAKTGMSPTAMVALEQYFPEKQRIIEDDVAYRILPFGMRSIVWLMRFNSLRNRMIRVTRNNTPGLWGGMLCRKRYIDEKLVESANQVNAVVNLGAGFDTRAYRLPALSNMPVWEVDQPENIKSKRNRLCKLFGAVPSHVSLVSIDLDREELGSVLASYGYSEDMRTFFIWEAVTQYLTETGIRATFDFLAKAGHGSLLAFTYIRKDFLDGRIMYGWENIYKKYVRDKIWLFGMDPEEWPDFLERYGWKVVEHVGYEELAERYIRPTGRELASTPVERIVFAEKI from the coding sequence ATGGCAAAAGCTGCAGCTAAAACAGGGATGAGCCCAACAGCAATGGTTGCTCTCGAGCAATATTTTCCTGAGAAGCAACGCATCATCGAAGATGACGTGGCTTATCGAATACTGCCTTTCGGCATGAGATCTATCGTATGGCTGATGCGGTTTAACTCGTTAAGAAATCGGATGATCCGGGTTACCAGGAATAACACTCCCGGTCTCTGGGGTGGTATGCTGTGCAGAAAAAGGTACATAGACGAGAAGTTAGTCGAGTCGGCCAATCAGGTTAATGCGGTTGTGAACCTGGGTGCGGGCTTTGATACCCGGGCATACAGGTTGCCAGCTCTATCTAACATGCCAGTCTGGGAGGTCGATCAGCCTGAAAACATTAAGTCCAAGCGGAACCGGTTGTGTAAATTGTTCGGAGCAGTCCCGTCCCATGTCAGTCTTGTGTCGATAGATTTGGATAGGGAAGAATTGGGCTCTGTTCTTGCGTCTTATGGCTACTCCGAGGATATGCGGACATTTTTCATCTGGGAGGCTGTTACACAGTATCTGACTGAAACCGGAATCAGAGCGACTTTTGATTTTCTGGCTAAAGCCGGGCATGGCAGCCTTCTGGCTTTCACATATATTCGCAAAGACTTTCTTGATGGCCGGATTATGTACGGCTGGGAGAATATTTACAAAAAGTACGTAAGGGATAAGATCTGGCTTTTCGGAATGGATCCGGAAGAGTGGCCGGATTTTCTTGAAAGGTACGGCTGGAAGGTAGTCGAGCACGTCGGTTACGAGGAACTTGCTGAGAGGTATATCAGGCCTACCGGCCGGGAACTTGCTTCTACGCCGGTTGAACGGATCGTTTTTGCGGAAAAAATATAA
- the pheS gene encoding phenylalanine--tRNA ligase subunit alpha — MSIQDNLTINEKKVLLALEELRSAVPDKLEEKSGLQIDAAMQAAFMLQEKELASVSEKVLERYSLTKEGEEYKKTGLPERQIIDALKNPVSLEELRSCFSPQTVGIATGWLVKKGWAKVENGIMVPSGEASEGKDEKALSAFAGKAKTLEELGADEGTVKDLLKRKLVVKHEEKFRTVSITDAGSELASQGLVLEEEIAQLTPELLKSGAWKEKKFRPYRLDITPKPLYGTKIHPYRRLIEQMRQIFLEMGFTEIKGGIIQSSFWNFDALFQPQDHPARDMQDTFHLGSTCQIPAEYSGKVAAMHENGGDIDSCGWGGIWDRELAGRNVLRTHTTSVTIKYLADNPEPPVKAFCIDRAYRRETIDPTHTPEFEQLEGVVMDKDMSFADLLGLLAEFYHRMGFEEVRFRPGYFPYTEPSVEPEVYVDGLGWVELGGAGVFRKEVTEPLGIKAPVLAWGLGVSRLAMLKLGLKDLRLLYQSDIDWLRKSEVCKI; from the coding sequence ATGAGTATTCAGGACAACCTCACAATTAACGAAAAAAAAGTCTTGCTCGCCCTTGAGGAACTTAGATCGGCAGTTCCGGATAAGCTGGAAGAGAAGTCAGGGCTGCAGATAGATGCGGCGATGCAGGCTGCTTTCATGCTTCAGGAAAAAGAGCTTGCTTCTGTTTCCGAAAAAGTTCTCGAGCGCTATTCCCTTACAAAGGAAGGAGAAGAATACAAAAAAACAGGGCTTCCAGAGCGCCAGATTATTGATGCCCTGAAAAACCCTGTCTCCCTTGAGGAGCTCAGGAGCTGTTTCTCCCCCCAGACCGTGGGAATTGCAACGGGCTGGCTCGTAAAAAAAGGATGGGCAAAGGTTGAAAACGGAATAATGGTTCCTTCCGGAGAAGCTTCTGAAGGTAAGGACGAAAAAGCCCTTTCAGCTTTTGCAGGAAAAGCAAAGACTCTCGAAGAACTTGGAGCCGATGAAGGGACCGTAAAAGACCTTCTCAAACGCAAACTCGTCGTAAAACACGAAGAAAAGTTCAGGACTGTTTCAATAACAGACGCAGGAAGTGAACTTGCATCTCAGGGGCTTGTCCTTGAAGAAGAAATTGCCCAGCTTACTCCCGAACTGCTGAAAAGCGGAGCATGGAAAGAGAAAAAATTCAGGCCCTACAGGCTCGATATTACACCTAAACCACTTTACGGGACAAAAATTCACCCTTACAGGCGCCTGATTGAACAGATGCGCCAGATCTTTCTGGAAATGGGCTTTACAGAGATAAAAGGCGGTATAATCCAGAGTTCTTTCTGGAACTTCGACGCCCTCTTCCAGCCCCAGGACCACCCTGCCAGGGATATGCAGGACACATTCCACCTCGGCAGCACCTGTCAGATCCCGGCTGAATATTCGGGAAAAGTGGCAGCAATGCATGAGAACGGAGGAGATATTGACTCCTGCGGCTGGGGAGGAATATGGGACAGAGAACTTGCCGGGCGCAACGTTCTCAGGACTCACACCACCTCCGTGACCATAAAATATCTTGCAGACAACCCGGAGCCGCCAGTAAAAGCTTTCTGCATTGACAGGGCTTACCGCAGGGAAACAATTGACCCGACACACACGCCTGAGTTCGAGCAGCTTGAAGGTGTGGTCATGGATAAGGATATGTCTTTTGCAGACCTTCTCGGCCTCCTTGCAGAGTTCTACCACAGGATGGGATTCGAAGAAGTCCGCTTCCGCCCTGGATATTTCCCATATACGGAACCAAGCGTGGAACCTGAAGTTTATGTAGACGGGCTCGGTTGGGTTGAACTAGGAGGCGCAGGCGTTTTCAGGAAAGAGGTCACAGAACCTCTGGGCATCAAAGCGCCCGTCCTTGCCTGGGGGCTTGGAGTAAGCCGGCTCGCTATGCTAAAACTCGGGCTTAAAGACCTGAGGCTTCTTTATCAGTCTGATATTGACTGGCTCAGGAAGAGCGAAGTTTGCAAGATTTAA